One Bacteroidota bacterium genomic region harbors:
- a CDS encoding phage tail protein → MKIFKGILVFVIAIGFVCTTQEAVAQPFTVNPHRVDPYKQFKFRVKWDGRYIPGITSVSGLHRKTQAIEFRTGGDANNIRKSPGPTSYSQIILTRGLTHDTSFEEWADYVSSVSKGLGDEIALARFRKDIVIELYNEAGQLVMAYQVYRCWPSEYEAFDNLNSRGRGEIVEETLVLETEGWIRDREVREPLEH, encoded by the coding sequence ATGAAAATCTTTAAGGGCATTCTTGTATTCGTTATTGCAATCGGTTTCGTATGTACCACCCAGGAGGCCGTTGCACAACCCTTTACTGTCAACCCGCACCGCGTAGATCCTTACAAGCAGTTCAAGTTTCGGGTCAAATGGGATGGGCGATATATTCCCGGCATCACGAGCGTGAGTGGATTACACCGGAAAACCCAGGCCATTGAATTCAGAACAGGGGGAGATGCAAACAATATTCGGAAATCACCGGGGCCGACGTCCTACTCTCAAATTATTTTAACGCGCGGCCTCACACACGATACGTCGTTTGAGGAATGGGCTGACTATGTGTCATCCGTAAGCAAAGGGCTGGGGGATGAGATCGCGCTTGCGCGCTTCCGGAAAGATATTGTAATTGAGCTTTACAACGAAGCCGGCCAGCTCGTCATGGCATACCAGGTGTATCGGTGCTGGCCCTCTGAATATGAAGCGTTTGATAACTTGAATTCAAGAGGTAGGGGAGAAATTGTTGAAGAAACCCTTGTGCTAGAAACGGAAGGATGGATCCGTGACCGCGAAGTAAGAGAACCGCTTGAGCATTAG
- a CDS encoding alpha/beta hydrolase-fold protein, with protein MHTFLLSLLGLVLISPLTDPTPKGKVVREHINSVVLQNTKTGLDPQRSISIYLPPGYDASDKSYPVIYYFHGLFWDNERMFEDGVVQKIFDEAIAAGTIDPFILVAPNYSTPTVGSFFENSSTSGRWIDFTMEEMIPFVESRYRILQNRDSRGITGELMGGYGAFKLA; from the coding sequence ATGCATACGTTTCTTTTATCGCTTTTGGGGTTGGTTCTTATATCTCCCCTTACCGACCCTACGCCTAAAGGCAAGGTTGTTCGCGAACACATCAACTCCGTGGTCCTGCAAAACACAAAAACAGGACTTGACCCACAGCGCAGCATCTCCATTTATCTACCACCCGGGTATGATGCGTCTGACAAGTCGTATCCCGTTATCTATTATTTCCATGGCCTCTTTTGGGATAACGAGCGGATGTTTGAAGACGGTGTAGTACAGAAGATTTTCGACGAAGCAATTGCCGCCGGCACAATCGATCCGTTTATACTTGTAGCCCCCAACTACAGCACCCCGACCGTTGGCAGCTTTTTCGAAAACTCATCGACAAGTGGCCGGTGGATCGACTTTACCATGGAAGAGATGATTCCATTTGTTGAGTCGCGTTACAGAATTCTGCAAAACCGGGACAGCCGTGGGATAACTGGCGAATTGATGGGCGGGTACGGGGCGTTTAAACTCGCC
- a CDS encoding MarR family transcriptional regulator, with protein MATNSVAYRFMKEESADILGPLDNAPAYRVYRLSRLLRHNLRRILGTAGLDVSPEQYFMLYKLHQKDGVPQAQLADPAFGDYPNMTRMIDGLEKKGLVERKNDPEDRRRYMIMLTEKARTQMRALEPAIVEERALIHTAFNEDEINQMMEFLARFQRLIEK; from the coding sequence TTGGCAACTAATTCTGTAGCTTACCGATTTATGAAGGAAGAATCAGCTGATATCCTGGGACCACTGGACAACGCGCCGGCTTACCGCGTGTATCGTTTGTCACGGTTGTTGCGGCACAATTTGCGACGAATCCTCGGGACAGCAGGCCTGGATGTGTCACCAGAGCAGTACTTCATGCTTTATAAGCTGCACCAGAAAGATGGTGTACCGCAGGCGCAATTGGCTGATCCAGCGTTTGGCGACTACCCGAATATGACCCGGATGATTGATGGATTGGAAAAGAAAGGCCTGGTTGAGCGTAAGAATGATCCGGAAGATCGCCGGCGTTACATGATCATGCTTACAGAAAAGGCGCGCACCCAAATGCGAGCCCTTGAACCTGCGATCGTTGAAGAACGTGCGCTTATCCATACCGCATTTAACGAAGACGAGATTAACCAAATGATGGAATTCCTCGCGCGCTTCCAGCGGCTGATTGAAAAGTAA
- a CDS encoding DOMON domain-containing protein — MFAGKATAQQRAETPLQFKDVEVEGIKFSWRFASGRLFCQLEAPTTGWVAMGFNTRPGLAGTHLVMAAVVDGNVFVDDLYIVGPGDPRRIEALGGALDLQEVDGNETHQSTRISFSIPVAPTDNWRKKLTAGVTYDLLLAYSTHDAFEHHSRIRRHIKVVL; from the coding sequence ATGTTTGCCGGGAAGGCTACTGCCCAACAACGCGCAGAGACACCGCTCCAGTTCAAGGACGTAGAAGTGGAGGGGATCAAGTTTTCCTGGCGGTTTGCTTCGGGGAGGCTGTTTTGCCAATTGGAAGCACCGACAACCGGTTGGGTGGCCATGGGCTTCAATACCAGGCCTGGTCTGGCTGGTACCCACCTTGTAATGGCTGCTGTGGTCGATGGTAACGTGTTTGTCGATGATCTATACATCGTTGGCCCTGGAGATCCCAGGCGTATTGAAGCGCTGGGTGGCGCACTCGATCTGCAGGAAGTTGACGGAAACGAAACGCACCAGTCGACCAGGATTTCGTTTAGTATACCCGTTGCACCCACCGACAACTGGCGAAAAAAGCTTACCGCAGGCGTTACCTATGACCTGCTACTTGCCTACAGCACACACGATGCGTTTGAGCATCATTCGCGTATTCGCCGGCATATAAAAGTGGTGCTTTAA